From the Nitrososphaerales archaeon genome, one window contains:
- a CDS encoding nucleotidyltransferase family protein, whose amino-acid sequence MDINTFYKHASGVIHNIRAVVIAGGRGTRLYPLTRNRAKCMLPINGKPLLEHVIRYLASYGFTEIVVTVGKKRKQIVEYFGDGSKLGVSLLYSLEKKALGTAGSFKNAEKLISNTTLVMQGDTLTDFNLNKIMSFHKKKKALATIAVTRAEDTKEYGVVGIDAYNRIIDFWEKPKESMGNLVNSGIYVLERDVLNLIPENTKFDFSGDLFPLLLKRRLPFYALEMEGYWFDIGTPENYKKAVEYAMRRYKVRKNINDRLLS is encoded by the coding sequence ATGGATATTAATACTTTCTATAAACATGCATCAGGTGTGATTCATAATATTAGGGCTGTAGTGATAGCAGGTGGTCGTGGAACAAGGCTCTACCCATTAACACGTAACAGGGCAAAATGCATGTTGCCTATTAATGGCAAACCATTGCTTGAACACGTTATTCGATACCTTGCAAGTTATGGATTCACGGAAATTGTGGTTACAGTAGGGAAAAAGCGGAAGCAGATTGTAGAATATTTTGGCGATGGTTCCAAATTGGGGGTCAGCTTGTTGTATTCCCTTGAAAAAAAGGCGTTGGGTACGGCAGGTTCATTCAAGAATGCTGAGAAACTAATCAGTAACACCACATTGGTTATGCAAGGAGATACTCTTACCGACTTTAACCTTAATAAAATAATGTCCTTCCATAAAAAGAAAAAGGCCCTGGCTACAATAGCAGTTACGCGTGCAGAGGATACTAAAGAATATGGTGTCGTAGGAATTGATGCATATAATAGGATAATCGACTTTTGGGAGAAACCTAAAGAAAGTATGGGCAACCTCGTTAACTCTGGTATTTATGTATTAGAGCGTGATGTGCTTAATCTTATACCAGAGAACACAAAATTTGATTTTTCTGGAGATCTATTTCCGTTGCTGTTGAAAAGGCGACTGCCCTTTTATGCTTTAGAAATGGAGGGGTATTGGTTTGATATAGGCACGCCTGAAAACTATAAAAAAGCTGTGGAGTATGCCATGCGCAGGTATAAAGTTAGGAAAAACATTAATGATCGGCTACTATCATGA
- a CDS encoding DUF5658 family protein: MNHLIPALTILAAFSTGLAWYLTLYIIEAGYGYESNPFSYIIYEQPLLALARNLALVGIVGFVAYVYSKKTKLAYVPVLIISHVFFYDYVRDLTNLLLATRLFSIG; this comes from the coding sequence ATGAATCACCTGATACCTGCACTAACAATTTTGGCTGCATTCTCTACCGGTCTGGCATGGTATCTTACCTTGTATATTATAGAAGCCGGTTATGGTTACGAGTCTAACCCCTTCAGCTACATAATATATGAACAGCCATTACTAGCTCTGGCACGTAACTTGGCGCTTGTAGGAATAGTGGGATTTGTGGCTTATGTGTACAGCAAGAAGACAAAATTAGCATATGTACCTGTTCTAATTATATCACATGTATTTTTCTATGATTACGTACGCGACTTGACTAATCTGCTATTGGCTACGCGATTGTTTTCCATTGGTTAG
- a CDS encoding transposase family protein has protein sequence MVNADGLILHRTGHEKGRKHDYAIFKENHPKIPSEVERYVDLGYKGVQRDFPEAKWVIPVKKRRKRKLTKGERRYNRKVARKRVRVEHVISKVKKFGIMGNRFRNRLKHYDDASDIVCGLVNFRTMRSKGFVL, from the coding sequence ATGGTAAATGCTGATGGACTGATACTTCATAGGACTGGTCATGAAAAAGGAAGGAAGCATGATTATGCTATATTCAAGGAGAACCATCCCAAGATCCCTTCAGAGGTTGAGAGATACGTTGATCTTGGATACAAGGGGGTGCAGAGAGATTTTCCTGAGGCGAAATGGGTCATCCCTGTAAAGAAGAGGAGAAAGAGGAAGCTAACAAAAGGAGAAAGGAGGTACAACAGGAAAGTTGCAAGGAAGAGAGTTAGGGTCGAGCATGTAATAAGTAAGGTGAAGAAGTTTGGCATAATGGGTAACAGATTCAGGAACAGGCTCAAGCATTATGACGATGCTTCAGATATCGTGTGCGGGCTCGTGAACTTCAGGACGATGAGGAGCAAGGGATTTGTGTTATGA
- a CDS encoding tetratricopeptide repeat protein, with product MGRFLDRSDSREETSNNQSTNARGSEFAKKDLYKKGINLMASEKLHEAIHAFDLALRIDPSYVDAWIKKGYCHFHLDDYAQAIASYDKALEIDLNNAEAWNMKGLAYYKMKNYEKAIECAEKAIDINPNDGMAWYNKACYLSLTRKIDESLDALKRAIEIDISYAKKAVKDRDFENARGEIIFRRIIEVVVLEAIRVGYDVVGKMVWITGMDREDIEEAINNLLLKGLIIRREKRGLGFGKEESYTLTRELAEKIGVEKERPFGGRPREIAGPVLQLKDLSEHIARTKHAVEKGDLQSASTTISKLIEPREFGNILIENFFEEHRDLRVYHLRMKDKGQDYLNANKSNIMELLSNIEAKVNEKIRHSTIT from the coding sequence GTGGGTAGATTTCTGGACAGGTCAGATTCGAGAGAGGAAACTAGCAATAACCAGAGCACGAATGCTAGAGGATCCGAATTTGCCAAGAAGGATCTTTACAAGAAGGGTATTAACCTTATGGCATCTGAAAAACTGCATGAGGCTATACACGCATTCGACTTGGCATTAAGAATCGATCCTTCATATGTGGACGCTTGGATAAAGAAGGGTTACTGTCACTTTCATTTGGATGATTATGCACAAGCTATAGCATCCTATGATAAGGCATTGGAAATTGATCTAAACAATGCTGAAGCATGGAACATGAAAGGACTTGCATATTACAAGATGAAGAATTATGAGAAGGCAATAGAATGTGCGGAAAAGGCAATAGATATAAATCCAAACGATGGCATGGCATGGTATAACAAAGCATGCTATCTTTCCCTAACAAGAAAGATCGATGAATCTCTTGACGCATTGAAAAGAGCTATTGAAATAGATATTTCCTATGCTAAAAAGGCAGTTAAGGATAGGGATTTCGAAAATGCTAGGGGAGAAATAATATTCAGAAGGATAATAGAGGTGGTTGTTTTAGAAGCTATCCGCGTTGGTTACGATGTTGTAGGAAAGATGGTATGGATAACTGGTATGGATAGAGAGGATATTGAAGAGGCGATAAACAATCTGCTCCTGAAGGGTTTGATAATACGACGGGAGAAACGTGGTCTGGGATTCGGAAAGGAAGAATCTTACACCCTGACGAGAGAACTGGCCGAAAAGATTGGTGTAGAGAAGGAAAGACCCTTTGGAGGAAGGCCAAGGGAGATCGCCGGTCCGGTGTTGCAGTTAAAAGATCTTAGTGAACACATAGCAAGAACAAAACATGCTGTAGAAAAGGGGGATCTGCAAAGCGCCTCTACCACCATTTCCAAACTCATAGAACCGAGAGAGTTCGGGAATATTCTTATCGAAAACTTCTTTGAGGAACATCGAGACTTGCGCGTTTACCATTTAAGAATGAAGGACAAAGGTCAGGATTACCTTAATGCAAACAAGAGTAATATTATGGAGTTGCTTTCAAACATCGAGGCCAAGGTCAATGAAAAGATAAGGCACAGTACGATTACCTAG